The Prionailurus bengalensis isolate Pbe53 chromosome A3, Fcat_Pben_1.1_paternal_pri, whole genome shotgun sequence genome includes a window with the following:
- the XPO1 gene encoding exportin-1 isoform X1, producing MPAIMTMLADHAARQLLDFSQKLDINLLDNVVNCLYHGEGAQQRMAQEVLTHLKEHPDAWTRVDTILEFSQNMNTKYYGLQILENVIKTRWKILPRNQCEGIKKYVVGLIIKTSSDPTCVEKEKVYIGKLNMILVQILKQEWPKHWPTFISDIVGASRTSESLCQNNMVILKLLSEEVFDFSSGQITQVKAKHLKDSMCNEFSQIFQLCQFVMENSQNAPLVHATLETLLRFLNWIPLGYIFETKLISTLIYKFLNVPMFRNVSLKCLTEIAGVSVSQYEEQFVTLFTLTMMQLKQMLPLNTNIRLAYSNGKDDEQNFIQNLSLFLCTFLKEHGQLIEKRLNLRETLMEALHYMLLVSEVEETEIFKICLEYWNHLAAELYRESPFSTSASPLLSGSQHFDVPPRRQLYLPVLSKVRLLMVSRMAKPEEVLVVENDQGEVVREFMKDTDSINLYKNMRETLVYLTHLDYVDTERIMTEKLHNQVNGTEWSWKNLNTLCWAIGSISGAMHEEDEKRFLVTVIKDLLGLCEQKRGKDNKAIIASNIMYIVGQYPRFLRAHWKFLKTVVNKLFEFMHETHDGVQDMACDTFIKIAQKCRRHFVQVQVGEVMPFIDEILNNINTIICDLQPQQVHTFYEAVGYMIGAQTDQTVQEHLIEKYMLLPNQVWDSIIQQATKNVDILKDPETVKQLGSILKTNVRACKAVGHPFVIQLGRIYLDMLNVYKCLSENISAAIQANGEMVTKQPLIRSMRTVKRETLKLISGWVSRSNDPQMVAENFVPPLLDAVLIDYQRNVPAAREPEVLSTMAIIVNKLGGHITAEIPQIFDAVFECTLNMINKDFEEYPEHRTNFFLLLQAVNSHCFPAFLAIPPAQFKLVLDSIIWAFKHTMRNVADTGLQILFTLLQNVAQEEAAAQSFYQTYFCDILQHIFSVVTDTSHTAGLTMHASILAYMFNLVEEGKISTPLNPGNPVNNQMFIQEYVANLLKSAFPHLQDAQVKLFVTGLFSLNQDIPAFKEHLRDFLVQIKEFAGEDTSDLFLEERETALRQAQEEKHKLQMSVPGILNPHEIPEEMCD from the exons TATTATGGACtacaaattttggaaaatgtgataaaaacaaGATGGAAGATTCTTCCGAGGAACCAGTGTGAAG gaattaaaaaatacGTTGTTGGCCTCATTATCAAGACGTCATCTGACCCAACTTGTGTAGAG aaggAAAAGGTGTATAttggaaaattaaatatgattCTTGTTCAG ATACTGAAACAAGAATGGCCAAAACACTGGCCAACTTTTATAAGTGACATTGTTGGAGCAAGTAGGACTAGTGAAAGTCTCTGTCAGAATAATATGGTGATTCTTAAACTCTTGAGTGAAGAAGTATTTGATTTCTCTAGTGGACAAATAACTCAAGTGAAAGCTAAGCATTTAAAAGACAG catgtGCAATGAATTCTCGCAAATTTTCCAGCTGTGTCAGTTTGTGATG GAAAATTCCCAAAATGCTCCACTTGTACATGCAACTTTGGAAACATTGCTCAGATTTCTTAATTGGATTCCACTGGGatatatttttgagaccaagTTAATCAGCACATTAATTTATAAG TTCCTGAATGTTCCAATGTTTCGAAATGTCTCTCTGAAGTGCCTCACTGAGATTGCTGGTGTAAGTGTAAGCCAATATGAGGAACAATTTGTAACATTATTTACACTCACAATGATGCAGCTAAAACAG ATGCTACCTTTAAATACCAATATTCGACTTGCGTACTCAAATGGAAAAGATGATGAACAGAACTTTATTCAGAATCTCAGTTTGTTTCTCTGCACCTTTCTTAAGGAACATGGTCAACTTATAGAAAAAAGGTTAAATCTCAGGGAAACACTCATGGAG GCCCTTCATTATATGTTGTTGGTATCAGAAGTGGAGGAAACTGAAATCTTTAAGATTTGTCTTGAGTACTGGAATCATTTAGCAGCTGAACTCTATAGAGAGAGCCCATTCTCTACATCTGCTTCTCCGTTGCTATCTGGAAGCCAACATTTTGATGTTCCTCCCAGGAGACAGCTGTATTTGCCCGTGTTATCCAAG GTCCGTTTATTAATGGTTAGTCGTATGGCTAAACCAGAGGAAGTATTGGTTGTAGAAAATGATCAGGGAGAAGTTGTAAGAGAATTCATGAAGGATACAGATTCCATTAATTTGTATAAGAATATGAGAGAAACGTTAG tTTATCTCACTCACCTGGATTATGTAGATACAGAAAGAATAATGACTGAGAAGCTTCACAATCAAGTGAATGGTACAGAGTGGTCATGGAAAAATTTGAATACATTGTGTTGGGCAATAGGCTCCATTAGTGGAGCAATGCATGAAGAGGATGAAAAACGATTTCTTGTTACTGTTATAAAG GATCTATTAGGATTATGTGAACAGAAAAGAGGCAAAGATAATAAAGCTATTATCGCTTCAAATATCATGTACATAGTAGGTCAATATCCAAGATTTTTAAGAGCTCACTGGAAATTTCTGAAGACTGTAGTTAACAAGTTGTTTGAATTCATGCATG agacCCATGACGGAGTCCAAGATATGGCTTGTGATACTTTCATTAAAATAGCTCAAAAATGCCGCAGGCATTTTGTTCAGGTTCAGGTTGGAGAAGTAATGCCATTTATTGATGAAATTTTGAACAATATAAACACCATAATTTGTGATCTTCAGCCTCAACAG GTCCATACATTTTATGAAGCTGTGGGGTACATGATTGGTGCACAAACAGACCAAACAGTGCAAGaacatttaatagaaaaatatatgctACTTCCTAATCAGGTTTGGGATAGCATAATCCAGCAGGCAACCAAA AATGTGGATATACTTAAAGATCCTGAAACAGTCAAGCAGCTCGGTAGCATATTGAAAACAAATGTTAGAGCCTGCAAAGCTGTCGGACACCCCTTTGTAATTCAGCTTGGGAGAATTTATTTAGATATGCTTAATGTATACAAGTGCCTCAGTGAAAATATTTCAGCAGCTATCCAAGCTAATG GTGAGATGGTTACAAAGCAACCGTTGATTAGAAGTATGCGAACTGTAAAAAGGGAAACTTTAAAGTTAATATCTGGTTGGGTGAGCCGGTCCAATGATCCACAGATG gtagCCGAAAATTTTGTTCCTCCTCTATTGGATGCAGTTCTCATTGATTATCAGAGAAATGTCCCCGCTGCTAGAGAACCAGAAGTGCTTAGTACTATGGCTATTATTGTCAATAAGTTAGGAGGACATATAACAGCTGAAATACCTCAAATATTTGATGCTGTTTTTGAATGCACATTGAATATGATAAATAAG GACTTTGAGGAGTATCCTGAACACAGAACAAACTTCTTCTTGCTACTTCAGGCTGTCAATTCTCATTGTTTCCCAGCATTTCTGGCTATACCACCTGCACAATTTAAACTTGTTTTGGACTCCATTATTTGGGCTTTCAAACACACTATGAGGAATGTTGCAGATACAG GCTTACAGATACTTTTTACACTCTTACAAAATGTTGCACAAGAAGAAGCTGCAGCTCAGAGTTTCTATCAAACGTATTTTTGTGATATTCTTCAGCATATCTTTTCTGTTGTGACAGACACCTCACATACTGCTG GCTTGACAATGCATGCATCAATACTTGCATATATGTTTAATTTggttgaagaaggaaaaataagtacgCCGTTAAATCCTGGAAATCCGGTTAACAACCAAATGTTCATTCAGGAATATGTGGCAAATCTCCTTAAATCTGCATTCCCTCATCTACAAga tGCTCAAGTAAAGCTCTTTGTGACAGGGCTTTTCAGCTTAAATCAGGATATTCCTGCTTTCAAGGAACATCTTAGGGATTTCCTAGTACAAATAAAG GAGTTTGCAGGTGAAGATACATCTGATCTgtttttggaagaaagagaaacagcccTTCGACAGGCTCAGGAAGAGAAACATAAACTTCAAATGTCTGTCCCTGGCATCCTTAATCCACatgaaattccagaagaaatgtgTGATTAA
- the XPO1 gene encoding exportin-1 isoform X2, giving the protein MILVQILKQEWPKHWPTFISDIVGASRTSESLCQNNMVILKLLSEEVFDFSSGQITQVKAKHLKDSMCNEFSQIFQLCQFVMENSQNAPLVHATLETLLRFLNWIPLGYIFETKLISTLIYKFLNVPMFRNVSLKCLTEIAGVSVSQYEEQFVTLFTLTMMQLKQMLPLNTNIRLAYSNGKDDEQNFIQNLSLFLCTFLKEHGQLIEKRLNLRETLMEALHYMLLVSEVEETEIFKICLEYWNHLAAELYRESPFSTSASPLLSGSQHFDVPPRRQLYLPVLSKVRLLMVSRMAKPEEVLVVENDQGEVVREFMKDTDSINLYKNMRETLVYLTHLDYVDTERIMTEKLHNQVNGTEWSWKNLNTLCWAIGSISGAMHEEDEKRFLVTVIKDLLGLCEQKRGKDNKAIIASNIMYIVGQYPRFLRAHWKFLKTVVNKLFEFMHETHDGVQDMACDTFIKIAQKCRRHFVQVQVGEVMPFIDEILNNINTIICDLQPQQVHTFYEAVGYMIGAQTDQTVQEHLIEKYMLLPNQVWDSIIQQATKNVDILKDPETVKQLGSILKTNVRACKAVGHPFVIQLGRIYLDMLNVYKCLSENISAAIQANGEMVTKQPLIRSMRTVKRETLKLISGWVSRSNDPQMVAENFVPPLLDAVLIDYQRNVPAAREPEVLSTMAIIVNKLGGHITAEIPQIFDAVFECTLNMINKDFEEYPEHRTNFFLLLQAVNSHCFPAFLAIPPAQFKLVLDSIIWAFKHTMRNVADTGLQILFTLLQNVAQEEAAAQSFYQTYFCDILQHIFSVVTDTSHTAGLTMHASILAYMFNLVEEGKISTPLNPGNPVNNQMFIQEYVANLLKSAFPHLQDAQVKLFVTGLFSLNQDIPAFKEHLRDFLVQIKEFAGEDTSDLFLEERETALRQAQEEKHKLQMSVPGILNPHEIPEEMCD; this is encoded by the exons atgattCTTGTTCAG ATACTGAAACAAGAATGGCCAAAACACTGGCCAACTTTTATAAGTGACATTGTTGGAGCAAGTAGGACTAGTGAAAGTCTCTGTCAGAATAATATGGTGATTCTTAAACTCTTGAGTGAAGAAGTATTTGATTTCTCTAGTGGACAAATAACTCAAGTGAAAGCTAAGCATTTAAAAGACAG catgtGCAATGAATTCTCGCAAATTTTCCAGCTGTGTCAGTTTGTGATG GAAAATTCCCAAAATGCTCCACTTGTACATGCAACTTTGGAAACATTGCTCAGATTTCTTAATTGGATTCCACTGGGatatatttttgagaccaagTTAATCAGCACATTAATTTATAAG TTCCTGAATGTTCCAATGTTTCGAAATGTCTCTCTGAAGTGCCTCACTGAGATTGCTGGTGTAAGTGTAAGCCAATATGAGGAACAATTTGTAACATTATTTACACTCACAATGATGCAGCTAAAACAG ATGCTACCTTTAAATACCAATATTCGACTTGCGTACTCAAATGGAAAAGATGATGAACAGAACTTTATTCAGAATCTCAGTTTGTTTCTCTGCACCTTTCTTAAGGAACATGGTCAACTTATAGAAAAAAGGTTAAATCTCAGGGAAACACTCATGGAG GCCCTTCATTATATGTTGTTGGTATCAGAAGTGGAGGAAACTGAAATCTTTAAGATTTGTCTTGAGTACTGGAATCATTTAGCAGCTGAACTCTATAGAGAGAGCCCATTCTCTACATCTGCTTCTCCGTTGCTATCTGGAAGCCAACATTTTGATGTTCCTCCCAGGAGACAGCTGTATTTGCCCGTGTTATCCAAG GTCCGTTTATTAATGGTTAGTCGTATGGCTAAACCAGAGGAAGTATTGGTTGTAGAAAATGATCAGGGAGAAGTTGTAAGAGAATTCATGAAGGATACAGATTCCATTAATTTGTATAAGAATATGAGAGAAACGTTAG tTTATCTCACTCACCTGGATTATGTAGATACAGAAAGAATAATGACTGAGAAGCTTCACAATCAAGTGAATGGTACAGAGTGGTCATGGAAAAATTTGAATACATTGTGTTGGGCAATAGGCTCCATTAGTGGAGCAATGCATGAAGAGGATGAAAAACGATTTCTTGTTACTGTTATAAAG GATCTATTAGGATTATGTGAACAGAAAAGAGGCAAAGATAATAAAGCTATTATCGCTTCAAATATCATGTACATAGTAGGTCAATATCCAAGATTTTTAAGAGCTCACTGGAAATTTCTGAAGACTGTAGTTAACAAGTTGTTTGAATTCATGCATG agacCCATGACGGAGTCCAAGATATGGCTTGTGATACTTTCATTAAAATAGCTCAAAAATGCCGCAGGCATTTTGTTCAGGTTCAGGTTGGAGAAGTAATGCCATTTATTGATGAAATTTTGAACAATATAAACACCATAATTTGTGATCTTCAGCCTCAACAG GTCCATACATTTTATGAAGCTGTGGGGTACATGATTGGTGCACAAACAGACCAAACAGTGCAAGaacatttaatagaaaaatatatgctACTTCCTAATCAGGTTTGGGATAGCATAATCCAGCAGGCAACCAAA AATGTGGATATACTTAAAGATCCTGAAACAGTCAAGCAGCTCGGTAGCATATTGAAAACAAATGTTAGAGCCTGCAAAGCTGTCGGACACCCCTTTGTAATTCAGCTTGGGAGAATTTATTTAGATATGCTTAATGTATACAAGTGCCTCAGTGAAAATATTTCAGCAGCTATCCAAGCTAATG GTGAGATGGTTACAAAGCAACCGTTGATTAGAAGTATGCGAACTGTAAAAAGGGAAACTTTAAAGTTAATATCTGGTTGGGTGAGCCGGTCCAATGATCCACAGATG gtagCCGAAAATTTTGTTCCTCCTCTATTGGATGCAGTTCTCATTGATTATCAGAGAAATGTCCCCGCTGCTAGAGAACCAGAAGTGCTTAGTACTATGGCTATTATTGTCAATAAGTTAGGAGGACATATAACAGCTGAAATACCTCAAATATTTGATGCTGTTTTTGAATGCACATTGAATATGATAAATAAG GACTTTGAGGAGTATCCTGAACACAGAACAAACTTCTTCTTGCTACTTCAGGCTGTCAATTCTCATTGTTTCCCAGCATTTCTGGCTATACCACCTGCACAATTTAAACTTGTTTTGGACTCCATTATTTGGGCTTTCAAACACACTATGAGGAATGTTGCAGATACAG GCTTACAGATACTTTTTACACTCTTACAAAATGTTGCACAAGAAGAAGCTGCAGCTCAGAGTTTCTATCAAACGTATTTTTGTGATATTCTTCAGCATATCTTTTCTGTTGTGACAGACACCTCACATACTGCTG GCTTGACAATGCATGCATCAATACTTGCATATATGTTTAATTTggttgaagaaggaaaaataagtacgCCGTTAAATCCTGGAAATCCGGTTAACAACCAAATGTTCATTCAGGAATATGTGGCAAATCTCCTTAAATCTGCATTCCCTCATCTACAAga tGCTCAAGTAAAGCTCTTTGTGACAGGGCTTTTCAGCTTAAATCAGGATATTCCTGCTTTCAAGGAACATCTTAGGGATTTCCTAGTACAAATAAAG GAGTTTGCAGGTGAAGATACATCTGATCTgtttttggaagaaagagaaacagcccTTCGACAGGCTCAGGAAGAGAAACATAAACTTCAAATGTCTGTCCCTGGCATCCTTAATCCACatgaaattccagaagaaatgtgTGATTAA